The nucleotide sequence TCAGGCGGAATATCGATGCACCGCCCATACCATCTAGTGGTTTAAAGATGACATCACCATGTTTCTGGTGAAATTCACGTAAGTGAGCGGCATTGCGAGTCACTAATGTATCTGGTGTTAATTCAGGGAACCAGGCTGTGAAGAGTTTTTCGTTACAATCGCGTAGGCTTTGTGGTTTATTGACAATGAGAGTGCCTTTCTCTTCCGCGCGTTCTAAAATATAAGTGGCGTAAATGTATTCGGTATCAAATGGTGGATCTTTACGCATCAGGATGACATCCAATGTTTCCAGTGCCAGATCTTGTTCTCTATCGAATTGATACCATTGTTGTGGATGGTTTTCTACCTGCAATAAGCGGGTACGTGCGCGGGCTTCCCCTTGGTGCAGATAAAGATCACTCATCTCCATATAATGGAGTTCCCAGCTGCGACGTTGTGCTTCTAATAGCATGGCAAAACTGGTGTCTTTCTTGATGTTGATGGATGAAATGGGGTCCATCACGATGCCGAGTTTGATCATTCTTTCTCCTTAACCCAAATCGCCGAAACGCACTTGTAATGCAGTAATTGCGGTGAGCGCTGTCGTTTCTGTTCTCAGTACCCGTGGTCCTAATAGGATATCAGTAAATTGGTAATTAGCTGTCATAGCAATTTCATCTATCGATAATCCCCCTTCCGGGCCGATCAGTAAACGCACTTTTTCTACAGGTAAAGGCAGGGTATTGATGCTTTGGCTGGCTCGTGGATGTAGATTTAATTTTAAACTGCCATCATTTTCTGCACACCAGTGCTCAAGTTGCATCACTGGGCGAATTTCAGGGACACGGTTACGACAGCATTGCTCACAGGCAGCAATAGCAATTTTCTGCCACTGTTGAAGCTTTTTAGCCAGCCGTTCTCCATCCAGCTTTACACCACAGCGTTCAGAAATTAAAGGCGTAATAACATTTACCCCTAATTCTACAGATTTTTGAATGGTGAATTCCATTTTCTCACCGCGGGATATGACTTGCCCCAGATGGAGATTAAGTGGTGATTCATTATCGGCAAGTTCGCTATTGCTGATATGTACTTTGACAGATTTTTTGCTAGCTTCGGTAATCTGAGCGTTGAAAATCTGATTGCTGCCATCAAACAGTTGCAACTGCTGACCGTGGCTCATTCTGAGTACCCGCCCAACATGGTTAGCCGCCTCATCACTCAGATAAATTTCAGTATTCGATGAGAGTAATTCCGGGTGATATACGCGGGGTATACGCATGTTTTTCTTTCCTTCCTGCGGGTATACATAAAGCAATAAATAATGGTGGGTATGATAAAGGAGGCTTAATCCAATTATCAAGCTATCTCGATGCAGATTGTTATCTCTGAATAAATGTTGCGAGTCTGCTCGCATATTTATATCTTATTTGACTATTTTATATTTATTTTGTTGTTTTAATGTAGTGGTGTTTATTATTATCTTTTTATGCCAAAAACATAATGAATATTTGTTTTTTTATTTATTGGAGATGTTTTATTAAATGGATTTTAATATTAAGGTTATTGTTTTAGCTATTTGTATTGGAATAGTATCAGGAATGATTTTGAATAAAGTGATAGCCGTATTTATTAAAATTATTTATGGCTATGAAAAAATAGTTTTTGGTTATTTTCAGGTTGAATTAGTGACACTGTTTATAACAGCTTTCTTTATGATTTATTTTTCATTAAATTTCCATTTATATGTTGTTTTGATATTTGTTTGGGTGTTAATTATATTGTCTTTTATTGATATAAAAATTAAGTTATTGCCAGACATAATAAATTATCCACTGTTATGGTTAGGATTATTATTGAATTTGAATCAAACTTTTGTGCCTATTGAACAAGCTGTGACAGGTGCGATTGTGGGTTATTTGATTTTATGGTCGCTCTATTGGTTATTTAGAATAATTTGTCATAAAGAAGGGTTAGGATATGGTGATTTTAAGTTAATGGCGGCGGTTAGTGCTTGGTTGGGGATTGGTGCAATTCCTTTATTAATGCTCTTATCCTCACTGTTTGGTCTTATTGGGTGCTTATGGATGTGGAGAATACGAGAAAATTGCCAAGAGCCTGTTGCTTTTGGCCCATATATAGCCATTTCTGCGGTCATAATGATCTATTTGAATTTATTGGGAATGGATGGGATATCGTGGATGGTGCCCGATAGCTGAAAACGTATGGGCACCAGTAGTTAAAATTGTGGTATTAGAACTGTGGGATTAAAATTGATAATGAATCAGCGCATCTTGCCAACGTTTAGGTTGTCCCAAGTATTTATCAAGAGAAATAATAGATAGCTCATTTCTGTCATTTTCTAAAATAAATGTAGGGAAACCTGAGCCGCCAACTTTTGCCAATAATTCACGGCTTTTCCTAATATGTTGGAGACTTTCTGATTCATTATTCAATATCAGCTCCTGCTGGAACTGTTCTGAATCAAGCTGTAGTTCATTTGCTAAATTCAATAATGTTTCAGTTTCGCTGATTTTTAATCCACGAACATAATGCGCTTTTTGTACTGCTAGTAACATTTCGACACCTTTACCAGCCAATTTTTCTGCTGCAAGAATGGCTGATATTGGTGGTAATGAATCCATAATCAGTGATTTATCATTTAACAGTGCGACATATTGCTCACTGAAAATTTGCCCGGTAAGGCTTGCGATCCGTTTATCCTGACTAAGGACATAATCACGCCATGTGTTGTCTATTTGACGTCTATTATCACCTGTCAGCATTCCGCCGCCATGCAATTCAATTTTCACATTTGCGACCTCTTTTGCGGCTTGTATCAGAGAGGAAACGCCATAACACCAGCCACATAGTGGATCATAGATATAATGCAGAGTCATTCCGGGCATATTACTTATTCCTGAAAAAGAGTTAATTTACTTATTGGGGCCACTTCATTTCGCCTTTCAGCACCTTAGCACTTAATTCGAGACTGGATTTGTCTCCAAGTTTTGGATAGTGTTTTTCCATTGCGGCGATTAGCGCTTTTGAATCTTTCGCTTTTGCCAGCTCTTTCTCAAAAATGGTCAGATATTTTTGCGTGAAATGAACGGATTCCAACGTCATTGGTGTGTTACCAATGAAATGCCCCGGAACCACAATTGTCGGTTTCAGCTCTTTTATACGATCTAGTGTCTGCATCCAGTTTTTACGCGACTCTTTAGTCTGTGTATCCGCCATCCAGACATGAATGTTGCTTGAAACGGTGACGCCACCTACTACCGATTTTAGTTTTGGTATCCAAACAAAAGTACGATCAGCCGCTGGGCCATCAAGACCTTCGACGATCAGTTTTTCACCATCAACTGTAAAAGAGTGACCTTCCAGTGGTTGCGGCACGATGACTTTTTTGGGTGCCTGTTCTTTCAGGACACCTCCCCAATAAGCCAGTTTGCCATCTTTGGTCTTGTTGATTTCTTTAATTGTTTCTGGTGATGCAATGACTTTGGCATCAGGGAATGCTTTGGTCAGTACTTCAAGGCCGAAATAGAAATCAGGATCGGACTGACTGATATAAATGGTTGTCAGCTTTTTGCCGGTATCTTTAATTCTTTTGACCAGTGCTTCAGCATCATTTTTTTGAAACTGAGCATCGATCAGGACAACTTCTTTATCTCCACTGATGATTTCAGAAGAGACGGGAAATAGGCTTTTCTCACCCGGATTATAAACATCCAGTTTGAGATCAGCGGCTTGTGCCAGAGAAATGGTAC is from Photorhabdus laumondii subsp. laumondii and encodes:
- the gshB gene encoding glutathione synthase; this encodes MIKLGIVMDPISSINIKKDTSFAMLLEAQRRSWELHYMEMSDLYLHQGEARARTRLLQVENHPQQWYQFDREQDLALETLDVILMRKDPPFDTEYIYATYILERAEEKGTLIVNKPQSLRDCNEKLFTAWFPELTPDTLVTRNAAHLREFHQKHGDVIFKPLDGMGGASIFRLKKDDPNVGVIIETLTEHGNRFCMAQNFLPAIKEGDKRVLIVDGEPVPYCLARIPAQGETRGNLAAGGRGEARPLSESDWAIARAVAPTLQEKGLIFVGLDIIGDKLTEINVTSPTCAREIEAAFPDISITGMLMNAIEERLEK
- a CDS encoding MBL fold metallo-hydrolase, translated to MTRKTTLNIALAGILSLGTISLAQAADLKLDVYNPGEKSLFPVSSEIISGDKEVVLIDAQFQKNDAEALVKRIKDTGKKLTTIYISQSDPDFYFGLEVLTKAFPDAKVIASPETIKEINKTKDGKLAYWGGVLKEQAPKKVIVPQPLEGHSFTVDGEKLIVEGLDGPAADRTFVWIPKLKSVVGGVTVSSNIHVWMADTQTKESRKNWMQTLDRIKELKPTIVVPGHFIGNTPMTLESVHFTQKYLTIFEKELAKAKDSKALIAAMEKHYPKLGDKSSLELSAKVLKGEMKWPQ
- the rsmE gene encoding 16S rRNA (uracil(1498)-N(3))-methyltransferase, translating into MRIPRVYHPELLSSNTEIYLSDEAANHVGRVLRMSHGQQLQLFDGSNQIFNAQITEASKKSVKVHISNSELADNESPLNLHLGQVISRGEKMEFTIQKSVELGVNVITPLISERCGVKLDGERLAKKLQQWQKIAIAACEQCCRNRVPEIRPVMQLEHWCAENDGSLKLNLHPRASQSINTLPLPVEKVRLLIGPEGGLSIDEIAMTANYQFTDILLGPRVLRTETTALTAITALQVRFGDLG
- a CDS encoding prepilin peptidase, with protein sequence MDFNIKVIVLAICIGIVSGMILNKVIAVFIKIIYGYEKIVFGYFQVELVTLFITAFFMIYFSLNFHLYVVLIFVWVLIILSFIDIKIKLLPDIINYPLLWLGLLLNLNQTFVPIEQAVTGAIVGYLILWSLYWLFRIICHKEGLGYGDFKLMAAVSAWLGIGAIPLLMLLSSLFGLIGCLWMWRIRENCQEPVAFGPYIAISAVIMIYLNLLGMDGISWMVPDS
- a CDS encoding DsbA family protein, whose protein sequence is MPGMTLHYIYDPLCGWCYGVSSLIQAAKEVANVKIELHGGGMLTGDNRRQIDNTWRDYVLSQDKRIASLTGQIFSEQYVALLNDKSLIMDSLPPISAILAAEKLAGKGVEMLLAVQKAHYVRGLKISETETLLNLANELQLDSEQFQQELILNNESESLQHIRKSRELLAKVGGSGFPTFILENDRNELSIISLDKYLGQPKRWQDALIHYQF